The DNA region CTACACTTGGTTTCAGTGGTAGCTATCACATATGACGTATCAATTATTGATTTAAtaacattatattatattaattcaagACCAACATAATTAAAAACACCCtttaattaaattagaattatCAAATGTCAATTTGTTCAAATATGATTATAACAGACATAATAAAGTACACAGCAATAGCAGCAGCTACAATTGTCAATGATGTATTGTGGTACCGTACTATATATGAATATATCCAAGCAAACGAAATTATGGCCACTGGTTAAGAATCCTCAGCCATTGAGCATATAATGTAATCTTAATTGGACATACACTAATAAAGAAAAGGACCACGGAAAAAAGTCAAAAAGAcatcataattaaaaaatcacaTGCAAATGATAGcagaaaggaaaagaaaggaaactgaaaccatgaatttaataataataataacaataataataataataataatagtaataataataatcatcatcatcatacagATGGTCAGCAGAAACATCATAATTACACAGCCACTTAATCATAATACCCTGTACTTGTGGCCTTGCTGCTCTCATAAGTCAACTGCTTTGTTCTTGAAGCCATGCACCACCTTCCAACTTGAACATGGAGTAAACAACCAAACTCATCCTGGAGTAGAATAGTTTTGGACATATAAGTTTCTTAACAAATGAAATCTCCAGCATGATccttaaaaacactattgatttCCCTAAAAGTGGAATgatatagtttgatttctaaGGGACTCTGTTGTGagatttttattagtgttcaacACTATTTTAACTCGAGAACATTGATACCCTTAATTCTGAAATTCCAATAGGACCTTATCTCAAGTCAGAATCTGCAAAGAAGGCACTAGGGCAGCCACACTTTCTTTCTCCTTGATCTTCCAAACAGCTCTGCATCGATCGATATCGATGTGTGAGGTGTTTATGTTGGGCTCTCAACACAAAATGCCCGTTCCCCAAGAAAAGCAGTTTCCGCCTGCGACGAAAACAGCAACCATTGGGTTCTTTTGTTACCCCCTAGTTGATGAATCCGATTCCCTTTATGCCAAACTTGTCTAGCAATAGCAGTTATATGGTGCCATAATCCAACTTCTCCCAATTGAAGGGTGTAACCGAGCCAACCCAAGGGTGTCCTCGCAAGAACAGACAGACACAGACACATACGGCAGCAATAGCTAGAATCGAATGAATAAAGGGTCGGTGGTGACCGAAGCTCCGTGAACCAGGAATTCTGCTGCTGTAGCGAACATCCGCCATTGCACTACACTTAGTGCAGGAATTCTGACCTCTTTTGGTTTGGTCACTTTGCCTTTGCTTAAGCTCGATGTCCATTGATGAATGCTCTATCTCACTATTAATTGTTACTGAAACATGGCCTCTTCTTCTATCGGAGAGTTTTCGAGCAACCAGCACATTATAAGaatgattattcctcatcatggCATAAGCATGCGGAGTCTGCCCATTTGCATCTAGAAGAGAATCCCAGCTGTTCAACCCAATCTACACCACCACAAGAAACGCTGATTATTAGGTGCTTTATAAAAGGGAATTATACATGCATCTTCTTTATGCTTGTGAACATACTGCACGAATGACTTCAGTGTTTACTCGGAAGTTTCAAGTTTACAAGAAATAAAGTCACCGAAATGTAATCCACGTTTGTGGAGAAAAGTGTGTTGAAATTAGCACTAAATAAGACGTCCAAATGGAGTTTTTCCTGTATAAACCTTATTACTAAAATAAAGCGGGTAAATTTACCTCCTGCGGATCATTTGTCAGAGAGTCAATTACACCCTCAGATGACGAGGTGCATGCTGCCAAGTGCAATGGCGTAATACCATCAGGTCCTGCAACATTTGGCGGAAATACGTACTTCCGGGATGCATCATTTTTGCTAGGCACAGCATACTGAATGAGCAAATCAACCATGTTCACATACTTTCTTTTAACCGCTCTATTCAGGAGTTGGATTGCGTTGAGCATCTCCAATGATGCCGTTGACGACCATTGGCCTTCCAAGTATTTTTGAACCAACATATCCAAGAGTGTTTTAACTAGCATACAGCAATTTCTTTCCACGGAAAATGTGAGTATGAACCTGAATCTGTCAAGTGAATAATCTGGAACCAAATCTGTATATGAGAACCTTTCTCTTTGGAATAGCCACCCAAGCTCATTCAGGAAGTGTAGAGTCTCCTCCCTTGACCTTGGTCTTCCAAGATCATATCCATGCTCATCTGAAATGGCATCACTTGCATTTTCTTCCTTGTTGAATTCAGATTCAAGTGGTCTCAATTCCTTACAAATGGTTGCATCAGCTATTATCACTGGAAAACTGTTACCCTTGAAACCATTTTCAACCTGTTCATGAATGACATTGCATTTATTAGATACAAACTTTGCACAGGCAAAAGTTTCAGGAAAATATGCATGTGTCTGCAAGCAAATAGAATTCTCTACAGGGATAGAAGttaaaaaaagacaaaaagaaaaaaacaagattAAGAACTCTACCTCAATAAAACAGCGACCCAAATGACCAGAAGAAGCATCCTGAACTTTAATGCCACTCAACTTTATCTTGTCGTAGGTCATACCATGACATGCAGATTCAACAACTTTTATGGGCATGTAACCGCCAGTACCTGTGCAATGAATCCTGTAAAATTTAGAACAAATATTAGGAGAATGGACCAGAAAGAGGTATAAAGCAGCACACAAATAAAATGAGGGAACAGTGCTACTGACTTGGTGCCAGGATTTGACAGGTTTCTACCCTTCAATGAAAAAGAGGTTTCTTCTCCGCTAACAATTGCCAAAGGGGATACTGATATCAATTCAGGAGACCTCCATGTTCTCCATGGCTTGCATAAGTGAATTTTTCCTGGATTTTCAATTCAAATGGATCTAATTCAGATAAGGAAATTTTGAGAGAAGGGCACGTTTGATCTTCTAAagtttgatttgaaaaaaaaaaaaaaagaaaactatttAGATAAAGAGGCCAAAAAATCATATCTTAAGCATAAAAAAGTTCATtctaagtaaaataaataatacaagaCTGCAGTCATGGATTAGTACTCACCATCTTTGTGTAATGCTAACTGATTGCCAGAATGAACCAGAAACCTTCCAATTCTCCAAAAGTCGGAATTGCTTTGAATTAAAGAATGGACATGTTGCAGGAAGTTTTCTTCTAGCTGCAAAAAACACAATGCACAATCAATCAGCAAGAAGAAACATAAAAGCTATATATGCACGTGCATCACAGCAGTTCACTTACTTGCTCCCAGGCAGCAGAGGACATTGAAGCATAAAGCGATAGTACCACACAGCCCGGCCTAATGTAGCTCTCCATATCTGATGGACTATTAGAAAGCCAATTATAAATCtaggaaagaaaaaaaggaagttAGTAACACTATTATTTTTCCAAGCGCAACCTTTTACATTCAATAAGAATAACAAAATGAGGACAGATGTTGGCACAGTATTTTACCTGTGTTCGCAGTGTTCCAGGGAAATGACTAGGATCTTTGTCAAATAGTTTGAACATTATTCTCCCAGTGCGATCCTATTGGCATACCGCAACAATATCAAATCACTCACAAAAATGAATTACCTAAGCTTGTTTGGATATAGGCAAGATAAAACAAATACAAAGTTGAAGTTAAAATATAAACCAGGAATAAGGAAATCATGAAATACCTGAGCATCTGAATTCAAACTTGGAGGTGAATGATCAGAACCAGAAGATGCATATCCAGCTTGAAATGGAACACTTTGAAGTGAGCTAGGCTGGACTCTGCTATTCGGCGCATTAAAGAGATTAAGAGATATATTATAACTTTGACTTTGGCTAGCTTCTTTATTTGCATTTACTTCTCTTCTGCTTGGAACGCCGTCAGCCTTGAAACCTCTAGCCACGCCTTGCAAATCGAATTGATTGTCCACAGCAGGGGAAGATGATGGTGACCTCTCTTCCACAGGATTACTGCTGTCAGAAGAGAAATACTTTTGCGAAGGTGTCAATTTTGGCGGGTTGCCAACTTCAGGAGAAGAACTAAAGAGTTGCAGTGGCAAATTAACTTGAACTTCTGGGAAGTCTGAATCTTCAACTGGAGATTGCGAACTGCCACTACTTCTTTCGTCTCCAACAGAAGCAAATTCTTGTGGATGTTGTCTCATTTGTAAACTTTCACCAACTTGGTCAGCACTAGCTCTAGACTTCTCGCTGTCACTACTCTGGCTACTCTTTTGAGAGTTGGGAGTAGATGCCGATAAAGTGGTTGAAAGAACAGCAAGTAAGTCCTTCGTTAATGGACCAGAATTGCTCTGGTTCACTTTGTCATGATGATAAGATGAAGTTTGTATTTGACCTTTACCGCCAACATTGAGCAACTTTGCTGCAAGATCAGCTGGCAACGGTATCCGATTAAGAATCTGAACAAGCTGGTCTTTATCCGGAACTTGTGACGCAATCTTGCTTCTGTCCTCAAACTTACCTACACAGAATAATTATCGCAAAAAACTTATTGTTTCTTTCCTCAAATTTTCCTACGCACGATCATTATCATCCACAAACATAGCTATATTAATGGCGCGGATAAGAAACACAGTACCATTTGGCTTCTGACCTTGTGAACTTGCTATGGCACTCAATAAATTGAAGATTTCTGCATTTCCAGTAGCCACACTCTCAGGCTGCGACGTGACATCTTCCGGTTGGGTCTTTCTTCTCCGGCGGTTGTGCCCAGCCAGTCTACGTCTACAGCTTCGCTTCCCTTCATCAAACTCCGTCAAGGGGTGAAACCTACGCACGTAAAACAACATCAAATAATAGTTAAAAGGAATGAAAATTCAACACTATCATGGCAGAAACAGttaatatggaaaaaaaaaaaaaaaaaactcaacatccatcaattttgaaaacaaaagtaTAACCAAAAAACTATAAAATGCTTAGAACATCcatcaattttgaaaacaaaagtaTAACCAAAAAACTATAAAATGCTTAGTCATTTCAACTAAAGATTTCTtccctttttgaaaaaaaaaaagaaagagatttgGTACTATTACATCAACATCCATCAATTGTAGAAACTTACGCTATAATTGTAAATTCATCAAACAACTCATCACAGAATTAAGGCAATTCAAAAGAATTGACTAGGGTAAATCAATTAACACCTGCTACACTGCTGGCAGAACCTTTGCATTTGGTTCCCAAGGGGGGCTTTCGAGGCTTTGCTATGAAGCTCACACACTTTGTGCCTTCTGTGATAGTCTTTAGCACTTGACAGATCTTCCTTGCAGTTATCCACCTGGCACATCGGATACGACGCCGTTCCGGTGGGTGAAGCAGAACGCACTCTCTTACTCGGCCGCGACACGCTCGGGTCAACGCTTCCGCCGCTGCCACTAACACCACTGCTACCGAGATTTAAACGCAGCGTTTCTTCCTCAACTGAAACGACACCGTTTTGCTGCGGTACAGGCTTCCCAATAAACCTGACACTGTCCCAGCTCCATGCGTTTGGATTCCAATTACCGTTGGAGCTGCTCTTATCGACGTCGTACGACAGATCGCGCTTCTTCGTGGTAGCAGTAGTAGTCATCGGTACATCACAGAACCGACTTTGAAGTGCTTGGTGCATAAAGATCGGAGGAGCCACCTTCTCCATCTTCAAAATCTTCAAAACAAAACTATAACCAACAAAAACAATAGGGTTTTTCCAATTAATTGTATAAAATTGAAGAAGACAAAGTCAGCATCACATGTCTGAAGAAATAAATGAATCCGAGGATGGATGGTATAGAATTAGATCAAGTTAGGTGAATTTGGCAACAGAAGAGAAGGGATCTGAGAAAAAGAGGAGTAAGATGCATTTTGTGTTCAAAGAGAGAAGTTGCTTGCTGTACTCAACTTGCATCAAAGAGACACCCTGTTGGGTTGGGGGGGAGTGGCAGAAAGTGTAAATAAGAGGAAGAATGAGGGGGTAATTGGTAATTGGAGTTTAAGGGGCCGAGCCGACCATTGGGGTGCAGGAAGAATCCAAGGGGGTTCGCAGTCCCCACTGCTCAGTCATTCCATTTCCGTACTACTACTGCTGCTGCTGTGACTTTCATGCTTTTACTTTCCTATATTTCTTGACGCCCTCAATATAAATTACTAAATTCTCTAATATTAATTTGCTAAATCCACTCTTAAACTATATTTGCGTTACTTTGGgatatattattcatatatattcttttcaaaaaggTTACGTAAAcgaattctttttttaattaaatttatctcattttttttattcttcttcaatTAAAACTTTTTGTTattaattcttaaattatttaaccatataatattttttatttgttcaatgattgttataatttaaatttattattaattaatttatttatttaaaaaatattagaacaaATCTTTACTACCGTCAAATTCTCATTAAATATCAAATTAGAGGATATTGtgtgaataaaaaatatgattaataccaaaataatatttttatatgaaaaaatttagggattaatatttttattaaattttgttcaatatttaatcagtaaaaaataaaataaagaattatatattattgaatataaggataaagtattaaattggttttCTATATTTGAGCctaattctattttgttttttgaggtttaaagtgtcctatttaaaTCTAACAAAGTTTAATGTCCCACCATgaagtcaaaattaaataattaatagaatctcATACGTGATAATAGTATAAATTCTAGAGGTACAAAATCAAttgtaaatatattaatatatttatttattatttttttgatttaaataaaatattttctatagaactaaggagaatgataaataatAAATGTATTTGTTCTCCAAATTATTGATCTTATTCTTGTACTACGTAGGATATTCCGTTAAAatgtacttgttctccaaattattGATCTTATTCTTGTACTACGTAGtatattccgttaattatttaactttgactttTCCGACTTATATTGaagttaaatgaaattttttagattcaaatactAAAATAGGATTACGCTCAAACGTACAAGACCAATTTAATATTTTGtcataaatataattttacactattaaaaataataataataactaattaatgattataatttataaatcacaaaaaattGTTGGTCCTATaatactcttttatatatatatatatatatatatatatatatatatatatatatatatatatatatatatataccaaattaTGCATataatattgtttaaaaaataattaaagtatattaaactataaataaaataacttttgtaaaataatattttctttagcATTCATTTACTTTGTATCATTTATTTAGTTCCTAATTGATTAGGATAGAATTCGTACGGGTGTAActaggaaaagaaaaatgaaaacattGATCAATTAAGTAAacagttaatttaaaaataaacactTATTCGTAAATGAAAAGTACCCATCTAGGCTTATTGATTTACTTTGCTCCTTACTAATTTACTGGTACTTTTATTTGTGTAAGTATATACTGAAAAAAAATTCAGTGTATCTAACCacaaaagtaaaatgaacaaTTAGTTAAGAACAAAGATAGCATTGACTTACTttactaaaacaaaattttaccACCtggtttaattaattattattgcatTAATTTTTTTCACTATTAAGATATGACTATGTGATTAACATTTTGTGGGAATGATCcactcaattattaaaaaaaatgaagaaataaaatatgatttttaattttttattgttcttttttttatatattttttgttttacttataaaattaata from Arachis hypogaea cultivar Tifrunner chromosome 10, arahy.Tifrunner.gnm2.J5K5, whole genome shotgun sequence includes:
- the LOC112717107 gene encoding squamosa promoter-binding-like protein 14 isoform X2; translated protein: MEKVAPPIFMHQALQSRFCDVPMTTTATTKKRDLSYDVDKSSSNGNWNPNAWSWDSVRFIGKPVPQQNGVVSVEEETLRLNLGSSGVSGSGGSVDPSVSRPSKRVRSASPTGTASYPMCQVDNCKEDLSSAKDYHRRHKVCELHSKASKAPLGNQMQRFCQQCSRFHPLTEFDEGKRSCRRRLAGHNRRRRKTQPEDVTSQPESVATGNAEIFNLLSAIASSQGKFEDRSKIASQVPDKDQLVQILNRIPLPADLAAKLLNVGGKGQIQTSSYHHDKVNQSNSGPLTKDLLAVLSTTLSASTPNSQKSSQSSDSEKSRASADQVGESLQMRQHPQEFASVGDERSSGSSQSPVEDSDFPEVQVNLPLQLFSSSPEVGNPPKLTPSQKYFSSDSSNPVEERSPSSSPAVDNQFDLQGVARGFKADGVPSRREVNANKEASQSQSYNISLNLFNAPNSRVQPSSLQSVPFQAGYASSGSDHSPPSLNSDAQDRTGRIMFKLFDKDPSHFPGTLRTQIYNWLSNSPSDMESYIRPGCVVLSLYASMSSAAWEQLEENFLQHVHSLIQSNSDFWRIGRFLVHSGNQLALHKDGKIHLCKPWRTWRSPELISVSPLAIVSGEETSFSLKGRNLSNPGTKIHCTGTGGYMPIKVVESACHGMTYDKIKLSGIKVQDASSGHLGRCFIEVENGFKGNSFPVIIADATICKELRPLESEFNKEENASDAISDEHGYDLGRPRSREETLHFLNELGWLFQRERFSYTDLVPDYSLDRFRFILTFSVERNCCMLVKTLLDMLVQKYLEGQWSSTASLEMLNAIQLLNRAVKRKYVNMVDLLIQYAVPSKNDASRKYVFPPNVAGPDGITPLHLAACTSSSEGVIDSLTNDPQEIGLNSWDSLLDANGQTPHAYAMMRNNHSYNVLVARKLSDRRRGHVSVTINSEIEHSSMDIELKQRQSDQTKRGQNSCTKCSAMADVRYSSRIPGSRSFGHHRPFIHSILAIAAVCVCVCLFLRGHPWVGSVTPFNWEKLDYGTI
- the LOC112717107 gene encoding squamosa promoter-binding-like protein 14 isoform X1, coding for MEKVAPPIFMHQALQSRFCDVPMTTTATTKKRDLSYDVDKSSSNGNWNPNAWSWDSVRFIGKPVPQQNGVVSVEEETLRLNLGSSGVSGSGGSVDPSVSRPSKRVRSASPTGTASYPMCQVDNCKEDLSSAKDYHRRHKVCELHSKASKAPLGNQMQRFCQQCSRFHPLTEFDEGKRSCRRRLAGHNRRRRKTQPEDVTSQPESVATGNAEIFNLLSAIASSQGQKPNGKFEDRSKIASQVPDKDQLVQILNRIPLPADLAAKLLNVGGKGQIQTSSYHHDKVNQSNSGPLTKDLLAVLSTTLSASTPNSQKSSQSSDSEKSRASADQVGESLQMRQHPQEFASVGDERSSGSSQSPVEDSDFPEVQVNLPLQLFSSSPEVGNPPKLTPSQKYFSSDSSNPVEERSPSSSPAVDNQFDLQGVARGFKADGVPSRREVNANKEASQSQSYNISLNLFNAPNSRVQPSSLQSVPFQAGYASSGSDHSPPSLNSDAQDRTGRIMFKLFDKDPSHFPGTLRTQIYNWLSNSPSDMESYIRPGCVVLSLYASMSSAAWEQLEENFLQHVHSLIQSNSDFWRIGRFLVHSGNQLALHKDGKIHLCKPWRTWRSPELISVSPLAIVSGEETSFSLKGRNLSNPGTKIHCTGTGGYMPIKVVESACHGMTYDKIKLSGIKVQDASSGHLGRCFIEVENGFKGNSFPVIIADATICKELRPLESEFNKEENASDAISDEHGYDLGRPRSREETLHFLNELGWLFQRERFSYTDLVPDYSLDRFRFILTFSVERNCCMLVKTLLDMLVQKYLEGQWSSTASLEMLNAIQLLNRAVKRKYVNMVDLLIQYAVPSKNDASRKYVFPPNVAGPDGITPLHLAACTSSSEGVIDSLTNDPQEIGLNSWDSLLDANGQTPHAYAMMRNNHSYNVLVARKLSDRRRGHVSVTINSEIEHSSMDIELKQRQSDQTKRGQNSCTKCSAMADVRYSSRIPGSRSFGHHRPFIHSILAIAAVCVCVCLFLRGHPWVGSVTPFNWEKLDYGTI